The proteins below are encoded in one region of Sphingobacteriales bacterium:
- the recJ gene encoding single-stranded-DNA-specific exonuclease RecJ produces the protein MVLKKRWIGKPLPSRQEAERLKNQLNSGIIEAVLLLQRGITTVEEAKHYFNPSLLTLHDPFLMKNMEKAVSRLHQAISSHEKILIYGDYDVDGTTAVSIMYKYLSSFYPHVRYYVPDRFSEGYGISKDGVDFAEKNGISLIIALDCGIKEIENAEYSRSLGIDMIICDHHNPGNNIPNAYAVLNPKQADCPYPYKELSGCGVGFKLIQAYENQYNTNFDIFSLLDYVAVSIASDIVPMTGENRALCFLGLEKLNTLPSIPFQAMLNILKPGHKMDVNDLVFLIGPRLNASGRISHASITVEFLISKTLAEAGKFFQEINTNNTERQDIDLHTLEEAKMMIDNDESLKNAKTTVLFHPGWHKGVIGIVASRLIDYYYRPTILLTETDGQLTGSARSIPGFDLYSALEKCREYLDKFGGHQFAAGLSLDKNMLDLFRNRFEQVVSESITDEMLIPMVEYDLELRPEHISLNLIDIVEKFAPFGPENMKPRFVLRKMKCAEEPRIVGNNHLRFAIRCNGSRISCIAFGMGDLLKKISKYEFDICFYIEKNIWNGNTYIQLNIKDIHIVQ, from the coding sequence ATGGTTTTAAAAAAACGATGGATAGGAAAGCCATTGCCATCCAGGCAGGAGGCAGAGCGTTTAAAAAACCAGCTTAATTCTGGCATTATTGAAGCAGTTCTACTGTTGCAAAGAGGAATTACCACCGTTGAAGAAGCCAAACATTATTTCAATCCCAGCCTCCTCACCCTTCACGACCCCTTCTTGATGAAAAACATGGAAAAAGCTGTAAGCCGCCTGCATCAAGCCATTTCTTCCCACGAAAAAATACTCATTTATGGTGATTATGATGTGGATGGAACGACTGCGGTCAGCATCATGTATAAATATCTGTCTTCTTTTTATCCCCATGTGCGTTATTATGTGCCTGACCGGTTCAGCGAAGGTTATGGTATTTCAAAAGATGGTGTTGACTTTGCCGAAAAAAACGGTATCAGCCTGATCATTGCCCTCGATTGCGGAATCAAGGAAATTGAAAATGCAGAATACTCCAGAAGTCTTGGCATCGACATGATAATATGCGACCACCACAATCCGGGAAATAATATTCCCAACGCTTATGCAGTACTCAATCCCAAACAGGCCGACTGCCCTTATCCCTACAAAGAGCTATCAGGTTGCGGGGTAGGTTTCAAACTTATACAGGCCTATGAAAACCAGTACAACACCAACTTCGATATTTTCAGCCTGCTCGATTATGTGGCTGTCAGCATAGCTTCCGATATTGTGCCCATGACAGGTGAAAACAGAGCACTTTGTTTTCTCGGACTTGAAAAACTAAATACCCTTCCTTCTATTCCGTTTCAGGCCATGCTCAACATCCTGAAACCCGGTCATAAAATGGATGTCAACGACCTTGTGTTTCTGATAGGGCCCCGGCTGAATGCTTCCGGCAGAATTTCACATGCCAGCATTACCGTTGAATTTCTTATTTCAAAAACCCTTGCCGAAGCAGGTAAGTTTTTTCAGGAAATCAATACCAACAATACGGAAAGGCAGGACATTGACCTTCATACACTTGAAGAAGCCAAGATGATGATAGATAATGATGAAAGCTTAAAAAATGCAAAAACAACCGTTCTTTTCCACCCCGGCTGGCATAAAGGAGTAATCGGCATCGTAGCCTCCCGCCTGATCGATTATTACTACCGGCCTACCATCCTGCTGACCGAAACAGACGGACAGCTTACGGGCTCCGCACGGAGTATCCCTGGTTTTGACCTCTACTCAGCCCTTGAAAAATGCAGGGAATACCTCGATAAATTTGGCGGTCACCAGTTTGCTGCCGGCCTTTCCCTCGATAAAAATATGCTTGATCTTTTCAGAAACAGATTTGAACAGGTTGTCAGCGAATCGATAACAGACGAAATGCTAATCCCAATGGTGGAATACGACCTCGAGCTCAGGCCCGAACATATCTCCCTGAACCTGATCGACATCGTTGAAAAATTTGCCCCCTTCGGCCCTGAAAACATGAAACCACGTTTTGTCCTCAGAAAAATGAAGTGTGCCGAAGAACCAAGAATTGTCGGGAATAATCATTTGCGTTTTGCCATTCGCTGCAATGGTTCCAGAATCAGCTGCATTGCCTTCGGCATGGGAGACCTGCTGAAAAAAATCAGCAAATACGAATTTGATATTTGCTTTTACATCGAAAAAAATATCTGGAATGGCAACACCTATATTCAGTTGAATATTAAAGACATACATATTGTACAATAA